TGTAATAATCTGATTGTTATATTGTTTTGCTTCGGCGTATATAATaactatgtgtgtttgtgctactTCAGGAAGGATCACGGACACTCTGGCCAAGCAGCACGATCACCTGAACATCGTGGGTCTTGTGGGCTCCATCGACAACGACTTCTGCGGCACTGACATGACCATCGGAGCTGACTCTGCGCTGCACCGCATCATGGAGATAATCGATGCTATCATGACCACCGCACAAAGGTCAGACACGGTTTGATACTGAGCAGTGGCAGCACCGAAGCAGCTGGTGTTCAGTCAAAGCAATAATTAGCCTTCCCTCGCCCCACTGAAGTGCAGCACTGATTCAGGTCTTTGAGATGGAGCCAGGTAAagctctgtaaagatgtgggcacaagcggtctgtgttttcctgctgcttgGCCAGCCTTCGTCACATTTGGTCCAGCCCACATtccagtttcttcttcttctggggCGGTCGCGTTAACCCCTGCCGCGTCTGGTCCCGCTGGCGGTGTTGAGATGCAGTGAACAGCAATGATCAAGTTcgctgctcttaatccaaaccctGTGCCTCAGTTCCAGTACCTATGAGTGACGTAGGCAGTACGTGTTTTCCACATGCACTCCCAATACCATGGCGACAGCATAGTGGAATGATTCATTCTTAATGGCGTGCAGTTTAGTTATAACCCAAATCCACCATTCAACTCCGGCACATAGTGCTCTTGCCCAGACTTGTTCATTTGGATCTCGGCATGTTTGTACAATCTGAAAATTCTCTGTTTGTATGTTCACACAGATGCTTGTTTCAATATAACTGTTGTTTACCTCCCTACAGCCATCAGCGCACTTTTGTTCTGGAAGTCATGGGACGACACTGTGGGTGAGTAACACACGGGCCCATTTTGCTATCCTTTCTACTTTGCCACTGAATGAAACAAATTATTTTGCTGTTGCTCTGTGCTACTGCTCTAGATATCTGGCCTTGGTGTCAGCACTGGCGTCTGGGGCAGACTGGCTCTTCATACCAGAGGATCCTCCTCAGGAGGGCTGGGAGGACCGATTGTGTGCCCGTCTAGAGGCGGTATGACACAAAAACTCTATATGAGCTCCAGGCACATAAACATATATGTTATCACTGGAGAGGTTAGACATGCTCTTTGGTCTTTCAGGAATAAAGCAGGCTGAATATCTAGTcttaaaatacagtatttagATGCAGGATTGTGTTTATTGGCTAAAATGTATGTATCTGTACCTCCAGAGCCGCATAAAGGGGTCAAGACTCAACATTATAATCATCGCAGAAGGAGCCATCGACATGAATGGCAAACCCATCTCCTCAACTTATGTAAAAGATGTAAGTTTAAGGAAGTATCATTCACATGTTTCACAAGCAAAGGTAGAAAGCGGTGTGGTTCAGAGTTCAAATGTCTGTAGTGAACGAAGGCCTTAAAAGCCTGAAACTAAGATTTGAAGCTACTCAAATGTTTGTGAAGGACTTTTCTCTCTTAGTCTCTCTGCTGTGTAAGCCTGCTAAATGACAAACCCATACTGACGCCGAAGCTCTTCcatgtgtgtttgaagctgGTGGTAAAGAGGCAGGGTTATGATACCAGAGTGACAGTGCTCGGCCATGTTCAGCGAGGAGGAACTCCCTCTGCGTTTGACAGAATACTGGTGAGCCAGACAACATGctgattttacttttactacacTGTGGGTGTCATCTTCCATATAACCAATACATtactgatgaggaggaggtgatgctgTCCATCGTTCATCATCAGTGCATCTAAACGCACACGGATGGACTCgcttgtgttttcagagcaGTAAGTTGGGCGTGGAGGCGGTGGTGGCTCTGATGGAGGCCTCTCCCGACACCCCGGCCTGTGTCATCGGCCTGTCGGGTAACCACGCAGTTCGTCTGCCTCTAATGGAGTGTGTGGAGCTGGTGAGTCACCCTCCTCTCTTATGTGTAATTGATCTTAATGGACATATTCACAATCTGTGGGAGGCGGCTGTATTTTTCAGCTGTACCATCATTTTTTAGACTAAGTTGGTGCAGACGGCCATGAATGAGAAGAGGTTTGATGAGGTCGTCAAACTCCGTGGCGGGTGAGAGCTgagatttgtttttcatgtatATTAAATAGTTCTgatatttcattatattcacAATGCAAAAACAGCCTTCACTTATGTCAAATTTCCAAAAACGTTGGAGTGTAAGTGCATCATCATTCTATCATGCACACAGTTtcagtttgctgttgtttttttcagtgcaaGTCAAAgcaaaaaatgattttcttgcAGGAGTTTTGAGAACAACTGGAGCATCTACAGGCTTCTTGCCTTCCAGAAGCCTGCCCAGTTTAAGGTGAGCCTCTCACTAACATAACACGTGTAAAATCACAAAACTTAAACTCAAGTATGCTTATTAATGCCTGACTCATGTTTCCTTAGAGCAATTTCTCCGTGGCCATTCTGAACGTGGGAGCTCCGGCTGCTGGGATGAACGCTGCGGTGAGGTCTGCTGTGAGGGTAGCGCTCGCTCACGGACACAAGGTCTACGCTGTCAGCGACGGCTTTCAAGGACTTGCAAGGGGAGCGGtgagaaatttttttttcaaataatgtCTTggtatctcaaaataatgagtaattttgtcaaaattagaaactttctcaaaataatgacgTGATAACCCAAAAATACTAAGAAACTTAAAATAACGACTTGGTTTTTACCACATTGCCAGTCAATTTTAACAACGAGTAACCTGTATGAGACTGAGAGGAaactgtcacctgtctgtctgcaggtctcTGAGATGGAATGGCACAATGTGGCAGGATGGACGGGCCAAGGGGGCTCACTGCTGGGGACAAAACGGTGAGCAACAGGACACTGATGTCTCCGTAATATGAACATATATAAGTAGAGAATGCTCCAACAGTTGTATTTCCATGAAGTGTGGGGACTAGACGGAGACAGATTTTTTTAGAAGCCAAAATTGATGGAGGACAGACCATTTATACTGTGTTAAGGATCCCTGTCGTATCGCTTGGTGAATTCAGGGCAATGTGGAAAATCAATCAACAGGTCTGTGTTACagtcagttgtttgtttttttttaaatcatttttggatCAATGTGATGAAGTACTTTGACTTCTCGGGTATCTCAGGTATAATTTGCTAAAACAGTCAATACAGAGATGTCACTTCCatgaaattcattttcataaaagTCACAATCACAATATATGTTAATATTtactttctttccttttttatatACCTAATTATCAACGATGTGGTTGAGAATTTTATCAATATTGCCCAGACCTAGCAGAGGCTGAAACATCCTGGTGTTTATTCATTAGTATCTGTATACTTCCAAaaacacttcccataatgcaactcagtaTTGTCTTTAGAAGATCTTCCCAcccacatttttcaaacatgaGCCACAGGAGAAATGATTGAAAAACTGTTTTGAGGCTAAAGGTAAAATTAGTGGGATGCCTCTTTTAAGTgctttttaatttctgtttcagAACTCTTCCAGACAAACACATGGAGAATATTGTGGAAACCATCGTCAAGTTCAACATCTCAGCTCTGCTTGTGATTGGAGGGTTTGAGGTAGAGTATGAGATACAGTCTTTCAAAGAACCAGAGCTGAATTACTTGAATAATAATTTATAGTGTTAATGTTACATCAAAGAGATTTTCATTGTAATTCTTGGTGACTTTCAAAGGGATACCAtggtgtgctgcagctgtttgaagCCCGGAGTCGCTATGATGAGCTCTGCATCCCCATGTGCGTTATCCCTGCTACCATCAGCAACAACGTCCCTGGAACTGACTTCAGCCTGGGAGCAGACAC
This region of Pempheris klunzingeri isolate RE-2024b chromosome 10, fPemKlu1.hap1, whole genome shotgun sequence genomic DNA includes:
- the pfkla gene encoding ATP-dependent 6-phosphofructokinase, liver type, whose protein sequence is MSSVDLERLKMTGAGRAIAVLTSGGDAQGMNAAVRAVTRMGIYVGAKVYLIYEGYQGLVDGGDNIKLAHWHSVTNIIQLGGTVIGSARCKTFTTREGRLAAAFNLVKKGITNLCVCGGDGSLTGANIFRSEWSSLLAELVQKGRITDTLAKQHDHLNIVGLVGSIDNDFCGTDMTIGADSALHRIMEIIDAIMTTAQSHQRTFVLEVMGRHCGYLALVSALASGADWLFIPEDPPQEGWEDRLCARLEASRIKGSRLNIIIIAEGAIDMNGKPISSTYVKDLVVKRQGYDTRVTVLGHVQRGGTPSAFDRILSSKLGVEAVVALMEASPDTPACVIGLSGNHAVRLPLMECVELTKLVQTAMNEKRFDEVVKLRGGSFENNWSIYRLLAFQKPAQFKSNFSVAILNVGAPAAGMNAAVRSAVRVALAHGHKVYAVSDGFQGLARGAVSEMEWHNVAGWTGQGGSLLGTKRTLPDKHMENIVETIVKFNISALLVIGGFEGYHGVLQLFEARSRYDELCIPMCVIPATISNNVPGTDFSLGADTAVNAAMEGCDKIKQSATGTKRRVFVVETMGGYCGYLATSTGIAVGADAAYIFEDPFNIHDLKTNVDHLTEKMKKDIQRGLVLRNEKCHENYTTDFIHRLYSSEGKGIFDCRVNVLGHLQQGGAPSPFDRNFGTKLGVRAIQWISDRLTENFRQGRVFTNSPNTACVLGLNRKVISFVPMTELKAVTDFEHRMPKFQWWYNLRPMLKMLAKYQTSFCEYVPGEMEHVTRRSISIDSGF